The Brevibacillus brevis genome contains a region encoding:
- a CDS encoding sigma factor G inhibitor Gin, with product MEKVAQRCIVCEQEQNDGIAICEQFICQRCEQEMVNTDVQDEKYPFFIHQMRRIWLRKDA from the coding sequence ATGGAAAAAGTTGCTCAGCGATGTATCGTCTGTGAACAAGAGCAGAATGACGGAATCGCCATTTGTGAGCAGTTTATCTGTCAGCGGTGCGAACAGGAAATGGTCAATACCGATGTACAGGATGAAAAGTACCCGTTTTTTATTCATCAGATGAGACGCATTTGGTTGCGAAAAGATGCGTGA
- a CDS encoding aminotransferase class I/II-fold pyridoxal phosphate-dependent enzyme, with product MLERDVEFRERQKRAPLYEQLERHAKHRPHPFHVPGHKMGHSFDNHAKNRFQDILELDVTEISGTDDLHQPQGVIAEAQDLAAQAFHAEQTKFLIGGSTVGNIALIMTVCRPGDKILVQRNCHKSVFNGIMMARATPIFLVPAVDLATGVAAGVRREDVERALLAHPDAKAVFLTNPTYYGMGIDLAKMAATVHRFDAPLLIDEAHGAHYGFHPAFPRSAMQEGADASVQSTHKMGTAMTMSSMLHIQGERIDRERLFRHLAMLQSSSPSYVLMASLDLARRHLVLEATEEWNKLLPLLDKFRERLDRLDWLDWPRLSTNSVYATLDPLKLFFHLRTSQFSGFELQQWMEKHGIFSELADDSHVLLAASTGTSSRDLDALWRLLESMAPQVEPGEERILLTGVVSSHYLRQQALPMHEAVDCPRESILLEQALGRIVAEMVIPYPPGIPVLVPGERIDEESLAMLKELARGQTRFHGVQDDQLQTIQVLR from the coding sequence GTGTTGGAGAGAGATGTTGAATTTCGGGAGCGACAAAAGCGTGCGCCCCTTTATGAACAGCTTGAACGGCACGCCAAGCATCGGCCGCATCCGTTTCATGTGCCAGGACATAAAATGGGCCATAGCTTTGACAACCATGCCAAAAATCGCTTTCAAGACATACTGGAGCTCGATGTAACGGAAATTAGCGGGACAGATGACCTGCATCAGCCACAGGGCGTCATTGCAGAAGCGCAGGATTTGGCGGCGCAAGCCTTCCATGCGGAACAGACCAAGTTTTTGATCGGAGGAAGTACAGTAGGAAATATCGCCCTCATCATGACGGTATGTCGGCCGGGCGACAAGATTCTCGTACAGCGCAATTGCCATAAGTCTGTATTCAACGGCATTATGATGGCGAGAGCAACTCCGATCTTTTTAGTACCTGCCGTCGATTTGGCAACAGGAGTCGCTGCGGGTGTAAGGCGCGAAGATGTAGAGCGTGCGCTGCTTGCACACCCCGATGCCAAGGCAGTGTTTTTGACGAATCCAACCTACTATGGAATGGGTATCGATTTGGCGAAAATGGCGGCTACGGTCCATCGGTTTGACGCACCGCTTTTGATCGACGAAGCTCATGGTGCCCACTATGGGTTCCATCCTGCCTTTCCGCGTTCTGCCATGCAGGAAGGTGCGGATGCTTCGGTCCAATCGACACACAAAATGGGAACGGCGATGACGATGTCCTCGATGCTGCATATACAGGGGGAGCGGATTGATCGTGAACGGCTGTTCCGTCATCTGGCCATGCTTCAGTCTTCCAGCCCGTCGTATGTGCTGATGGCTTCACTCGATTTAGCCAGACGTCATCTGGTGTTGGAGGCGACCGAAGAGTGGAACAAATTGTTGCCGCTTTTGGACAAGTTTCGGGAGCGACTCGATCGACTGGACTGGCTGGATTGGCCGCGACTGTCCACGAACAGCGTATACGCTACGCTTGACCCGTTGAAACTGTTTTTCCATTTGCGAACGTCCCAATTCAGTGGATTTGAGTTGCAGCAATGGATGGAAAAGCACGGGATTTTCTCAGAGCTGGCGGATGACTCTCATGTACTCCTCGCAGCCTCGACAGGAACATCCTCTCGCGATTTGGATGCATTGTGGAGACTGCTTGAATCGATGGCGCCACAAGTAGAGCCGGGAGAGGAGCGCATTCTTTTGACGGGAGTCGTGTCTTCCCATTATTTGCGTCAGCAGGCACTGCCGATGCATGAAGCCGTTGACTGCCCGAGGGAGTCGATTCTTTTGGAGCAGGCTCTGGGACGAATTGTGGCAGAGATGGTGATTCCATATCCGCCAGGGATTCCGGTGCTGGTGCCAGGCGAGCGGATCGATGAAGAAAGTCTGGCGATGCTGAAGGAATTGGCGAGAGGACAAACGCGATTCCATGGCGTACAGGACGACCAGCTACAAACGATACAGGTTTTACGATAA
- the tmk gene encoding dTMP kinase codes for MEVATGKKGRFITIEGGEGAGKSTVIAKLYEELKARGVDVLLTREPGGIDIAEKIREIILNPAHTQMDERTEALLYAAARGQHLAEKVLPALAEGKLVLCDRFIDSSLAYQGHARGLGIEAVYQINRFAVGDCMPELTLFFDVQPETGLARINASRGREVNRLDLEGMRFHELVREGYQLVMERDPKRFVVIDAEEPMEQVYEAALQALLDRL; via the coding sequence ATGGAAGTGGCAACAGGAAAAAAAGGCCGATTTATTACGATAGAAGGCGGAGAAGGGGCCGGGAAATCCACCGTCATCGCCAAGCTGTACGAAGAACTGAAAGCACGGGGAGTCGATGTGCTTTTGACTCGTGAGCCCGGTGGAATTGATATCGCCGAAAAAATTCGGGAAATTATTTTGAATCCGGCCCACACGCAGATGGATGAAAGAACAGAGGCTCTCTTGTATGCGGCAGCACGTGGCCAGCATTTGGCGGAAAAGGTGTTACCTGCTTTGGCAGAGGGCAAGCTGGTACTATGCGACCGTTTTATCGACAGTAGTCTCGCCTATCAAGGACATGCGCGGGGATTGGGCATTGAGGCTGTCTACCAGATTAACCGATTTGCTGTCGGCGACTGCATGCCGGAATTGACCTTGTTCTTTGATGTACAGCCCGAAACCGGATTGGCGCGGATTAATGCCTCCCGTGGACGTGAAGTGAATCGTCTCGATTTGGAAGGGATGCGTTTCCATGAACTCGTTCGGGAAGGGTATCAGCTGGTTATGGAACGCGACCCGAAGCGCTTTGTCGTCATTGATGCCGAGGAGCCGATGGAACAAGTATATGAAGCTGCTTTACAGGCACTGCTAGATCGATTGTAA
- a CDS encoding cyclic-di-AMP receptor: MKMVVAVVQDKDSGRLSQQLVKKGFRATKLASTGSFLRAGNTTFLIGTSDESVPEVIDIIAHNCKSRKQMVTPVSPLSNAVDSFMPYPLEVQVGGAAVFVLDVGEFHSF; the protein is encoded by the coding sequence ATGAAAATGGTAGTTGCGGTCGTCCAAGATAAAGATAGTGGTCGTCTGTCTCAACAACTGGTGAAAAAAGGGTTTCGTGCTACGAAGCTGGCTAGTACGGGTAGCTTTTTACGCGCCGGTAACACAACTTTTTTGATCGGTACGTCTGACGAAAGCGTGCCGGAAGTAATCGACATCATTGCGCATAATTGCAAATCCCGCAAACAAATGGTCACTCCCGTCTCTCCACTCAGTAATGCTGTAGACTCGTTCATGCCATATCCGCTGGAAGTACAGGTGGGTGGTGCGGCAGTATTCGTATTGGATGTCGGAGAGTTCCACTCATTTTAA
- a CDS encoding YaaR family protein yields MKISDGLRPKLDLIKTTDSRKNPQLEKLNFGTMIQGEDERMSQEKLTRLLTDIDRQGQILARSRAVRDFYAYKNLVKQFMEEAVKFGIALDDRRGMNRRGRSRLYKIVKEVDAELLKLTDELLSEQAPTIDLLARIGEIRGMLINLYF; encoded by the coding sequence ATGAAAATCAGTGATGGGTTACGGCCTAAACTGGACTTGATTAAAACGACGGATTCACGCAAGAATCCTCAACTGGAAAAGCTGAATTTTGGCACGATGATTCAAGGAGAAGACGAACGTATGTCTCAGGAGAAGCTTACCCGGCTACTGACAGACATAGACAGGCAGGGACAGATTCTTGCTCGTTCCCGCGCCGTTCGTGACTTCTATGCTTATAAAAATCTCGTCAAGCAGTTCATGGAAGAGGCTGTGAAGTTCGGCATTGCCTTAGACGATAGACGAGGAATGAATCGGCGTGGCCGCAGCAGGCTGTACAAAATCGTCAAAGAAGTGGATGCAGAGCTGCTCAAACTGACAGATGAGCTCTTGAGCGAGCAGGCGCCAACGATTGATTTGTTAGCCAGGATTGGCGAAATCCGCGGCATGTTGATCAATTTGTATTTTTAG
- the holB gene encoding DNA polymerase III subunit delta', whose product MTWTRFSQQPRAQELLYHSLRNERLAHAYLLAGPKGSGKKQMALHLAKSLFCSEREADACGACVTCRRIEGGNHPDVLFITPDGASIKIDQIRSLQKEMAMRAVESSRKVYIIEHVDKMTTQAANSLLKFLEEPPAGVLALLLTEHSHAILPTILSRCQIVQFSPLSAESIAEKLRAEGVLAGMAQVASHITTNVEEAMTLSQSESFAQLRNLVIQLVQECKQRNSSALLTIHDMLQKSDKSKEELPLFLDLLILWLRDILYLQVGRHAHLINSDQQDVLQGQALVWTKAELLRGIDLVMETKNRIERNANAQLALERLVLQFQEG is encoded by the coding sequence ATGACATGGACCCGTTTTTCTCAGCAGCCACGAGCACAGGAACTGCTGTATCATAGTTTGCGCAACGAACGACTGGCACACGCCTACTTGCTGGCGGGTCCCAAAGGTTCAGGTAAAAAGCAGATGGCCCTGCATCTGGCGAAGTCCCTTTTTTGTTCAGAAAGGGAGGCAGACGCCTGCGGGGCCTGTGTTACATGCAGGCGCATAGAGGGTGGCAATCACCCGGATGTGTTGTTTATTACGCCTGATGGGGCTTCTATTAAGATCGACCAGATCCGTTCGCTGCAAAAAGAAATGGCGATGCGCGCCGTCGAGTCGTCACGCAAGGTATATATCATCGAGCACGTCGATAAAATGACGACACAGGCTGCCAACAGTCTGCTCAAATTTCTGGAGGAACCGCCCGCTGGTGTACTGGCCCTGCTTTTGACAGAGCACAGCCATGCGATTCTTCCTACAATTTTATCCCGATGCCAAATTGTTCAATTTTCACCACTTTCTGCGGAATCGATTGCGGAAAAGCTGCGTGCAGAGGGCGTTTTGGCGGGAATGGCGCAGGTTGCTTCCCACATTACGACAAATGTGGAAGAAGCCATGACACTCAGCCAATCAGAATCGTTTGCACAGCTAAGAAATCTAGTGATACAATTGGTGCAGGAGTGTAAACAGCGCAATTCATCTGCACTCTTAACGATCCATGATATGTTGCAAAAGAGCGACAAAAGTAAAGAGGAACTACCCCTCTTTTTAGATTTGCTCATCCTTTGGCTGCGCGATATCCTGTATTTGCAAGTAGGCAGGCATGCCCATCTCATTAACAGCGACCAACAGGATGTGCTGCAAGGACAAGCACTGGTATGGACAAAAGCTGAGCTCTTGCGCGGGATAGATTTGGTCATGGAGACGAAAAATCGGATAGAGCGAAATGCCAACGCACAGTTGGCTCTTGAGCGGTTGGTTCTTCAATTCCAGGAGGGATAA